A single genomic interval of Sebastes umbrosus isolate fSebUmb1 chromosome 11, fSebUmb1.pri, whole genome shotgun sequence harbors:
- the rab42b gene encoding ras-related protein Rab-42b — protein MDLTLWQYQFRIIMLGDSTVGKSSMLKRYTEDLFLESINQTVGVDFYVHFLEVEPGVRVKLQFWDTAGQERFRSVTRSYYRNSVGGLLVFDMTSQASFDHIKEWHAEVCERVQPYKVLFVLVGQKSDRDEEGERVVSREDAEKLAGELGVPYVEASAKTGQNVKDAFELLARRVYQGLLSGEVEVQEGWDGVKCSIPHTLTLKRASQAQASKDKKKKCCA, from the exons ATGGACCTGACTTTGTGGCAGTACCAGTTCCGGATCATCATGCTGGGAGACTCCACAGTGGGCAAGTCCTCCATGCTGAAGCGTTACACTGAAGACTTGTTCCTGGAGTCCATCAACCAGACGGTGGGAGTAGACTTCTACGTTCACTTCCTGGAGGTGGAGCCGGGGGTCCGAGTCAAGCTGCAGTTCTGGGACACGGCTGGACAGGAGCGGTTCAG gTCAGTGACCCGTTCTTATTACCGCAACTCGGTCGGAGGCCTGCTGGTGTTTGACATGACCAGCCAAGCCTCCTTTGACCACATTAAGGAGTGGCATGCTGAGGTGTGCGAGCGAGTGCAGCCGTACAAGGTTCTGTTCGTCCTGGTGGGACAAAAGAGCGACCGAGACGAAGAGGGCGAGAGGGTGGTGAGTCGGGAGGACGCGGAGAAGCTGGCCGGCGAGCTAGGGGTGCCCTACGTGGAGGCCTCCGCCAAGACGGGTCAGAACGTGAAGGACGCCTTTGAGCTGCTCGCCCGGCGGGTCTACCAGGGTCTGCTGAGTGGAGAGGTAGAGGTGCAGGAGGGCTGGGATGGAGTGAAGTGCTCCATACCACATACTCTGACGTTGAAGAGAGCCAGCCAGGCGCAGGCCTCcaaggacaagaagaagaagtgttgtGCTTAA